The Vulpes lagopus strain Blue_001 chromosome 24, ASM1834538v1, whole genome shotgun sequence genome has a window encoding:
- the RAB27B gene encoding ras-related protein Rab-27B: protein MTDGDYDYLIKLLALGDSGVGKTTFLYRYTDNKFNPKFITTVGIDFREKRVVYNTQGPNGSSGKAFKVHLQLWDTAGQERFRSLTTAFFRDAMGFLLMFDLTSQQSFLNVRNWMSQLQANAYCENPDIVLIGNKADLPDQREVNERQARDLADKYGIPYFETSAATGQNVEKAVETLLDLIMKRMEQCVEKTQVPDTVNGGDSGKLDGEKPAEKKCGC from the exons ATGACCGATGGGGACTATGATTATCTGATCAAACTCCTGGCCCTTGGAGACTCGGGGGTGGGGAAGACAACGTTTCTTTATCGATACACAGACAATAAATTCAATCCCAAGTTTATCACAACAGTAGGAATAGACTTTCGGGAAAAACGCGTG GTTTATAATACACAGGGACCAAATGGATCATCAGGGAAAGCATTTAAAGTGCATCTTCAGCTGTGGGACACCGCAGGACAAGAGCG ATTCCGGAGCCTTACCACTGCATTTTTCAGAGATGCCATGGGTTTCTTATTAATGTTTGACCTCACCAGTCAACAGAGCTTCTTAAATGTCAGAAACTGGATGA GCCAACTGCAAGCAAACGCTTATTGTGAAAATCCAGATATAGTATTAATCGGCAACAAGGCAGACCTGCCAGACCAGAGGGAAGTCAATGAAAGGCAAGCCCGGGACCTGGCTGACAAATACGG TATACCATATTTTGAAACAAGTGCCGCAACTGGCCAGAATGTGGAGAAAGCTGTGGAAACCCTTCTGGACTTAATAATGAAGCGAATGGAACAGTGTGTAGAGAAGACACAAGTTCCCGACACTGTCAATGGTGGAGACTCTGGAAAGCTAGATGGGGAAAAACCAGCAGAGAAGAAATGTGGCTGCTAG